One window from the genome of Blastopirellula retiformator encodes:
- a CDS encoding type II secretion system protein GspK, with translation MSRTQTQKARRGAVLIVVLVVVMMLSLGAYAFTELMQVESHAVHLTGRQIQARALAESGESFLESFLALGPEGMIEQGGIYDNPALFQGQLVIDDEEDDRQRGRFTVLAPLVDVDGYLNGIRYGLEDESARLNLNALLMLDEQASSAAGVASSAGLSGEDGASAASAALGGSSSGLSGLASDETLTSGSTGRQLLMGLPGMTEEIADAILDYLDEDDEPREYGAEIDYYSGLDPPYAPKNGPLETVEELLLVRGVTPQLLFGRDENRNGVIDPQEQTFSATDDRMEQQMLDEVPERGWSSYLTLYSMEKNYGDDGTEKIFINDEDVEALYGRLQEVLPQEWSDFIVAYRMYGPSSSSANATNQRTVTTAQFDFSQDPQGTFASALDLIDAEVSISQGGNQNGGGNGQTQIMKSPFTAFNAADWMPDFMELLTVNQSPIIPGRININQAPREILVAIPGMTEEAANAIIEARLPNADEDNPLRAYETWIWVEGLVTLDEMKTLFPLINAGGDVHRAQIVGYYEGGLAFSRHEAVIDATQPQPRLLLWRDISHLGRGHPLEVLGIGLGYSGAAN, from the coding sequence ATGAGTCGTACGCAAACTCAAAAAGCCCGCCGCGGCGCCGTGCTGATTGTGGTGCTGGTCGTGGTGATGATGCTGTCGCTCGGCGCGTACGCGTTTACCGAGTTGATGCAGGTCGAAAGTCACGCCGTTCATCTAACCGGGCGGCAGATTCAAGCCCGAGCGTTGGCCGAGTCGGGCGAGTCGTTTCTCGAATCGTTCTTAGCCCTTGGTCCGGAAGGGATGATCGAACAGGGGGGCATCTATGACAACCCGGCCCTCTTCCAAGGGCAACTGGTTATCGACGACGAAGAAGACGATCGGCAGCGGGGGCGGTTTACGGTGCTCGCGCCGCTGGTCGACGTGGATGGCTACTTGAACGGAATTCGCTATGGCTTGGAAGATGAATCGGCCCGGTTGAATCTGAACGCCCTGTTGATGCTGGACGAACAAGCGAGCAGTGCCGCCGGCGTCGCCAGTTCGGCAGGATTGTCGGGCGAAGATGGCGCTTCGGCGGCCTCGGCAGCGCTGGGCGGTTCCAGCTCTGGCTTGAGTGGACTGGCGAGCGACGAGACGCTCACCTCCGGCAGTACCGGGCGACAGCTCTTGATGGGCTTGCCTGGCATGACCGAAGAGATCGCCGACGCCATTCTCGATTATCTGGACGAGGATGACGAGCCGCGTGAGTATGGCGCCGAGATCGACTATTACTCGGGCCTAGATCCTCCGTACGCTCCCAAGAATGGTCCGCTGGAAACGGTCGAAGAGCTTCTCTTAGTGCGCGGCGTCACGCCGCAGCTGTTGTTTGGTCGCGATGAAAACCGCAACGGGGTGATTGATCCGCAAGAGCAGACCTTCTCGGCCACCGACGATCGGATGGAGCAGCAGATGCTGGACGAAGTGCCGGAGCGCGGATGGTCGTCGTACCTGACGCTTTACAGCATGGAGAAGAACTACGGCGACGATGGTACCGAAAAGATCTTCATCAATGACGAAGATGTCGAGGCGCTCTACGGCCGGCTGCAGGAAGTGTTGCCCCAGGAGTGGTCCGACTTTATCGTCGCTTATCGAATGTACGGGCCGAGCAGCTCGTCCGCCAATGCGACCAACCAGCGGACCGTAACGACTGCGCAGTTCGACTTCAGCCAAGACCCGCAGGGAACGTTCGCAAGCGCGCTCGATCTGATCGACGCCGAAGTTTCGATTTCGCAAGGCGGCAATCAGAATGGCGGCGGAAATGGTCAGACGCAGATCATGAAGTCGCCATTCACGGCGTTCAACGCGGCCGATTGGATGCCCGACTTTATGGAACTGCTGACGGTCAACCAGTCGCCGATCATTCCGGGTCGGATCAACATCAATCAGGCGCCGCGCGAGATTTTGGTCGCCATCCCCGGCATGACCGAAGAAGCGGCCAATGCGATCATCGAGGCTAGGCTCCCCAATGCCGACGAGGATAACCCACTTAGGGCCTACGAAACCTGGATTTGGGTGGAAGGCCTGGTGACGCTCGACGAAATGAAGACGCTATTTCCGCTGATCAACGCCGGGGGCGACGTCCATCGCGCGCAGATTGTCGGTTATTACGAAGGTGGACTCGCATTTAGCCGGCATGAGGCCGTAATTGACGCTACTCAGCCCCAGCCGCGCCTATTATTGTGGAGAGATATCAGCCATCTCGGGCGCGGGCATCCCTTAGAAGTGCTAGGTATCGGGCTCGGTTATTCCGGCGCCGCCAACTAA
- a CDS encoding prepilin-type N-terminal cleavage/methylation domain-containing protein — MKTPRQNRHGLSLLELIVASAIAVVLMAGVSAAIHMYSKSVDVGRTNVEEAQLGRAVMKLMEDDLRNCIWKNDIDFSSVAELAADQTAGASELLDSTGLSGGIEMGDEAETLSNTTDLAASTTPAMQIGLYGNATELQFDMSRLPRVDEYDPEFVGFRSLAIADKPSDVKTVTYYLLIPGTAYQGVVGDPADRTAEQTGLVRRVLDRSVTQWAMENGDTKQLDASGEIVAPEVSYLNFRYFDGYEWYEEWDSAAMEGLPLAVDIVLAIRSADDRASAQQSDDPFVVGVAEGDMVYRRLIRIPIAVPIDPYAEEEALTETDSSMESGL; from the coding sequence ATGAAGACGCCTCGCCAAAATCGCCATGGGTTGTCGCTGCTGGAATTGATCGTCGCATCGGCGATCGCCGTCGTTTTGATGGCGGGGGTCAGCGCGGCGATTCATATGTACTCGAAAAGCGTCGACGTCGGACGAACCAACGTCGAAGAGGCGCAGCTCGGGCGCGCCGTCATGAAATTGATGGAAGACGATCTGCGAAACTGCATCTGGAAGAACGACATCGATTTCTCGTCGGTGGCCGAACTTGCCGCCGATCAAACGGCCGGGGCGAGCGAATTGCTTGACTCGACCGGCTTGAGCGGCGGAATCGAGATGGGGGACGAAGCGGAGACGCTCTCCAACACCACCGACCTAGCCGCTTCGACGACGCCCGCCATGCAGATCGGTCTGTACGGCAATGCGACCGAACTGCAGTTCGACATGAGTCGCTTGCCGCGAGTCGATGAGTACGATCCCGAATTTGTCGGTTTTCGTTCGCTGGCGATCGCCGACAAGCCAAGCGACGTCAAAACCGTCACCTACTATCTGTTGATCCCGGGAACCGCGTATCAAGGGGTGGTCGGCGATCCGGCAGATCGCACCGCCGAGCAAACCGGATTGGTCCGCCGCGTGCTCGACCGTTCGGTAACGCAGTGGGCGATGGAGAACGGCGACACCAAACAACTCGACGCCAGCGGCGAGATCGTGGCGCCGGAAGTCAGCTATCTCAACTTCCGCTATTTCGATGGTTACGAGTGGTACGAAGAATGGGACTCGGCCGCGATGGAAGGCTTGCCTTTGGCGGTCGATATTGTGTTGGCGATTCGTTCGGCCGACGACCGAGCCAGCGCGCAGCAAAGCGACGACCCGTTTGTGGTGGGCGTTGCTGAGGGAGACATGGTCTATCGCCGCTTGATCCGGATCCCGATCGCTGTACCAATTGATCCGTATGCCGAAGAAGAGGCGCTGACCGAAACCGACTCGAGCATGGAGTCGGGACTATGA
- a CDS encoding type IV pilus modification PilV family protein — protein sequence MHRLSSRAPNRTSRGFSLIEVVLAFAILAGSLAVLGQLISIGFRSAREAEGLTESQMLCQTIMDEIIVGVRLPDPVSDIPIDMLTDSSVVIPNRTADWVYSIDSQPSAMEGLLAVQVIVRRANATSLANADQFELIRWIPDPEADLLEMPDSSDPNSTTSSSSGGAI from the coding sequence ATGCATAGGTTGAGTTCCCGGGCGCCAAATCGCACTTCACGCGGGTTCTCCCTGATCGAGGTCGTCCTGGCCTTCGCGATCCTGGCCGGCTCATTGGCGGTGCTGGGGCAACTGATCAGCATCGGTTTCCGCAGCGCTCGCGAGGCCGAGGGGCTAACCGAGTCGCAGATGCTCTGCCAGACGATTATGGACGAGATCATTGTTGGCGTTCGCTTGCCTGATCCGGTTAGTGACATCCCGATCGACATGCTGACCGACTCCAGCGTCGTGATCCCCAACCGAACGGCCGACTGGGTTTATTCAATCGACTCGCAGCCATCGGCGATGGAAGGTTTGCTGGCGGTGCAAGTGATCGTGCGCCGCGCCAATGCGACCTCGCTGGCCAACGCCGATCAATTTGAGTTGATTCGCTGGATTCCCGATCCGGAAGCGGACCTGCTGGAAATGCCCGACTCAAGCGATCCCAATTCAACCACCAGCAGTAGCAGCGGAGGCGCAATATGA
- a CDS encoding prepilin-type N-terminal cleavage/methylation domain-containing protein: MQPRATTRNADGFSLLELLVVLTLLVILLSLAAPSIMAPLRGSRLKNAADTICAEFAKARVEAMESGRVRMFRFQTNTGSYQVEPFVRSSDTQENNLVGEGDRVVGNGLIEQSVQATTRQEILAEGIVFMGEQVDIDMRSYDTTDGQIADAQGGLSRPVLFYPDGTTSDAMVVMKAEDGAMTMVKLRGLTGIAKIGEVQSAEDLSL; encoded by the coding sequence ATGCAACCGCGCGCGACAACTCGAAATGCCGACGGCTTCTCGCTGTTGGAATTGCTCGTCGTGCTGACGTTGCTGGTGATTTTGTTGTCATTGGCGGCGCCGAGCATCATGGCGCCGCTCCGTGGTTCGCGGTTGAAAAATGCCGCGGATACCATCTGCGCCGAGTTCGCCAAGGCCCGCGTCGAAGCGATGGAGTCGGGCCGCGTTCGCATGTTCCGGTTTCAGACCAATACCGGCAGCTACCAGGTCGAGCCGTTTGTGCGGTCTAGCGATACGCAAGAGAACAACCTCGTCGGAGAAGGGGACCGCGTCGTCGGCAACGGCTTGATCGAGCAATCGGTCCAAGCGACGACCCGCCAAGAGATTTTGGCCGAGGGGATCGTCTTCATGGGAGAGCAGGTCGACATCGACATGCGCTCTTACGACACGACCGACGGACAAATCGCTGACGCCCAAGGAGGACTCTCGCGGCCGGTTCTGTTCTATCCTGACGGCACGACCTCCGATGCGATGGTCGTCATGAAGGCGGAAGATGGCGCCATGACGATGGTCAAACTCCGCGGCTTGACCGGCATCGCTAAAATCGGCGAGGTCCAATCAGCGGAGGATCTGTCGTTATGA
- the gspG gene encoding type II secretion system major pseudopilin GspG produces MSKRNCPQRNRRRRGFTLLEVLLVLVILVILASFAGVAIFRAYDQAKGDSVKVQVEMLNQACKQYMLNVGQPPQSLQDLVSAPAGSTKWKGPYLEKTLPEDAWGNQFKYEVVNGMPRVFSAGPDGVEGTDDDVPTKES; encoded by the coding sequence ATGTCAAAGCGCAATTGCCCCCAGCGCAATCGTCGTCGCCGCGGCTTTACGTTGCTCGAAGTGTTGCTCGTTCTGGTGATCCTCGTGATCCTCGCTTCGTTCGCCGGCGTCGCGATCTTCCGCGCCTACGATCAGGCGAAGGGGGACAGCGTGAAGGTTCAGGTCGAAATGCTGAACCAGGCCTGCAAGCAATACATGCTGAACGTCGGCCAACCGCCGCAAAGCCTGCAAGATCTGGTGAGCGCTCCGGCCGGTTCGACCAAGTGGAAAGGCCCTTACCTGGAAAAAACGCTGCCCGAAGACGCCTGGGGCAACCAGTTCAAGTATGAAGTCGTCAACGGCATGCCGCGGGTCTTCTCGGCTGGTCCGGATGGCGTGGAAGGGACCGACGACGACGTCCCGACCAAGGAATCGTAA
- a CDS encoding type II secretion system F family protein translates to MPDFSYIARDSTGRKVNGVLSAATERDVISMLSGKSLFPIEVKAESKGSGFSIGGKRVSAQQAAIFYAQLSSLIRSGVPLMRSLKVLREQASNVAMQEVLDDIVSKVEEGAALDEAMRRHPKAFSEMAINMVRAGAEGGFLEDALDRVARFTEDQEDLKGRTMSALAYPVFLGVVGSCVLGFLLLVFVPQFDELFGRLRERGQLPAITDWLLWTSTSVKSFGLPILIGVIGLGFFLNYQLQTEAGRRRWDWFKMKMPLMGPIFLSLAVARFCRVLGTMLKNGVPILRSLEISRDAAGNVILAKAIEDASENISAGESLATPLSTSGYFPRNVVEMISVAEESNSLDTVLVEIADGLEKRTSRRLDLTVRMLEPMMLLVMAGVVLVVVIALLLPIFRMSSSL, encoded by the coding sequence ATGCCCGACTTCAGTTACATCGCGCGAGATTCTACCGGCCGCAAGGTCAACGGCGTGCTGTCGGCGGCGACCGAACGTGACGTGATCTCGATGCTCTCGGGCAAGTCGCTCTTTCCGATCGAGGTCAAGGCCGAGTCGAAGGGGAGCGGATTTAGCATTGGCGGCAAACGAGTCAGCGCTCAACAGGCGGCGATCTTTTACGCCCAGCTTTCTTCGCTGATCCGCAGCGGCGTGCCGCTGATGCGATCGCTGAAGGTGCTGCGCGAACAAGCGTCGAACGTCGCGATGCAGGAAGTGCTGGACGACATCGTCAGCAAGGTCGAAGAGGGCGCCGCGCTCGACGAAGCGATGCGACGGCACCCCAAGGCGTTCAGCGAGATGGCGATCAACATGGTCCGCGCCGGCGCCGAAGGCGGTTTTTTGGAAGACGCGCTCGATCGCGTCGCTCGGTTTACCGAAGACCAGGAAGACCTGAAGGGGCGGACGATGAGCGCCTTGGCCTACCCGGTCTTTCTAGGCGTGGTCGGCTCCTGTGTGCTTGGCTTTTTGTTGTTGGTCTTTGTACCGCAGTTTGACGAACTATTCGGTCGCCTGCGCGAGCGAGGTCAATTGCCGGCGATTACCGACTGGCTCCTCTGGACCAGCACATCGGTCAAAAGCTTCGGCCTGCCGATCTTGATCGGCGTGATCGGCCTCGGGTTCTTCTTGAACTACCAACTGCAGACCGAAGCGGGCCGACGACGCTGGGACTGGTTCAAGATGAAGATGCCGCTGATGGGGCCGATTTTCCTTTCCTTGGCGGTCGCCCGGTTTTGTCGCGTGCTGGGGACAATGCTGAAAAACGGCGTGCCGATCTTGCGTTCGCTCGAAATCAGTCGCGACGCCGCCGGCAACGTGATCCTGGCTAAGGCGATCGAAGACGCTTCCGAAAACATCAGCGCCGGCGAATCGCTGGCGACGCCGCTCTCGACGTCCGGCTACTTTCCCCGCAACGTGGTCGAAATGATCAGCGTCGCCGAAGAGTCGAACTCGCTTGATACGGTACTGGTCGAAATTGCCGATGGTCTCGAAAAGCGGACCTCACGGCGACTCGATCTGACCGTGCGAATGTTAGAACCCATGATGCTGTTGGTGATGGCAGGCGTCGTGCTTGTCGTCGTCATCGCTCTCTTGCTGCCGATCTTCCGCATGAGCAGCAGCTTGTAA
- a CDS encoding GspE/PulE family protein: protein MVEAGEILVRHGLISAEQLEIVRREQKLPGDAIDRAVELGFVDEEEALKALGVEVGLDFVDLTTADIDLSLLKTLPQRLIYRQSLFPLQRNNGSVVVATSDPFDLYPLDEVAAVTGLSVVPVLAARSEIAKLIKANLGVGGETVEGLLALKEEETDDEVELLDDIESDGSELSEMAQEASVVRLVNEIMLEAIESRASDIHIESQGNGLVVRYRIDGMLHSQPVPPEINYFQAAIISRLKIMARLNIAEKRLPQDGRIKLKVRGREIDIRVSMIPMIHGESIVMRVLDKGSLTFDLRTLGMDEDVYHDFKSIISMPHGIVLVTGPTGSGKTTTLYSSLLEIRDEATKIITTEDPVEYQLDGINQIQVHPKIGLTFAASLRSILRHDPDVVLVGEIRDKETAENAVQASLTGHLVFSTLHTNDAAGAFARMIDMGVEPFLIASTVEGVMAQRLVRKLCPHCKTIYEPKRSDLPSDFPWDEFMESGGKLAQPNGCRQCRGVGYRGRMGIYELLKTTEEIRELAHEGLSTHKIKLAAQRNGMLTLRQYGWRKAISGDSSIDEILRVTKGDV, encoded by the coding sequence ATGGTCGAAGCCGGCGAAATCTTGGTGCGTCACGGATTGATCTCTGCCGAACAGCTAGAGATCGTCCGTCGCGAACAAAAACTACCAGGCGACGCCATCGACCGCGCCGTGGAGTTGGGGTTCGTGGATGAAGAGGAAGCCCTGAAGGCGCTGGGCGTCGAAGTGGGGCTCGACTTCGTTGATCTAACGACCGCCGACATCGATCTCTCGCTGCTGAAGACGTTGCCGCAGCGGTTGATCTATCGCCAATCGCTCTTTCCGCTGCAGCGCAACAACGGCAGCGTGGTGGTCGCCACGAGCGATCCGTTCGACCTGTATCCGCTCGACGAAGTCGCCGCGGTGACCGGGTTGTCGGTCGTGCCGGTGTTGGCCGCTCGCAGCGAAATCGCCAAGTTGATCAAAGCCAACCTGGGCGTCGGCGGCGAAACGGTCGAAGGCCTGCTGGCGCTCAAAGAAGAGGAGACCGACGACGAAGTCGAACTGCTCGACGATATCGAGTCGGACGGCTCGGAACTGTCCGAAATGGCCCAAGAGGCCTCGGTGGTTCGCCTGGTGAATGAAATCATGCTCGAAGCGATCGAATCGCGGGCGAGCGATATTCACATCGAGTCGCAAGGGAACGGCCTGGTCGTCCGTTATCGTATTGACGGCATGTTGCACTCGCAGCCGGTCCCGCCGGAGATCAACTACTTTCAGGCGGCGATCATCAGCCGTTTGAAGATTATGGCGCGATTGAACATCGCCGAAAAACGCCTGCCGCAAGATGGTCGCATTAAGTTGAAGGTTCGCGGCCGCGAAATCGACATCCGCGTTTCAATGATCCCGATGATTCACGGCGAAAGCATCGTGATGCGTGTGCTCGACAAGGGCTCGCTTACGTTCGACTTGCGCACGCTCGGCATGGACGAAGACGTCTATCACGATTTCAAGAGCATCATCTCGATGCCGCACGGCATCGTCCTGGTGACCGGCCCGACTGGTTCTGGTAAGACGACCACGCTGTATAGTTCGCTGCTTGAGATCCGGGACGAAGCGACCAAGATTATCACGACCGAAGACCCGGTTGAATATCAGCTGGACGGCATCAATCAGATTCAGGTCCATCCGAAGATCGGGCTCACCTTTGCGGCTTCGCTGCGGAGCATCTTGCGTCATGACCCCGACGTGGTGCTGGTCGGTGAAATTCGTGATAAAGAAACGGCCGAGAACGCGGTGCAAGCTTCGCTAACTGGTCACTTGGTGTTCAGTACGCTGCATACCAACGACGCCGCTGGCGCGTTCGCCCGTATGATCGACATGGGCGTCGAGCCGTTTTTGATCGCCAGTACGGTTGAAGGGGTGATGGCCCAGCGTCTGGTTCGGAAGCTCTGCCCGCATTGCAAGACGATCTACGAACCGAAGCGTTCCGACCTGCCGAGCGACTTCCCGTGGGACGAGTTCATGGAGTCGGGCGGCAAGTTGGCCCAACCGAATGGCTGTCGGCAGTGCCGCGGCGTCGGCTATCGGGGGCGAATGGGTATTTACGAGCTGTTGAAAACGACCGAAGAGATTCGCGAACTCGCCCACGAAGGACTGAGCACACACAAGATCAAACTCGCCGCGCAGCGCAACGGCATGCTAACCCTGCGTCAGTACGGCTGGCGCAAGGCGATTTCCGGCGACTCATCGATCGATGAAATTTTGCGCGTCACCAAAGGGGACGTCTAA
- a CDS encoding EF-hand domain-containing protein: MRNLLLILSLTLTLPVLANAQPPSGWGGRGGERGGDRGGDRGDRGGRGGRDRGSDDRGRDRGGDDRRRSFDPTEMLKRMDRNGNGKLEDDEVSDRARGFLDRMKESSGYTAKGPLDIEKLTAAMKKQREGGVPGTIPGFGEDSDLELAQGFDAPPPLGDLALENKFDAKTIESVNSMLERYDKDKNGFLDDYEWSGARWRTPPEGSDLNKDGKLDRLELAKRVSGFSNNRRGNDDDNERGDDRRGSDGDDSVAKNAKSLMYQHDKDKSGYLEKEEWFKDDLGRYDRNKDGKISTYELEKRIESFASRSSFSSRGDGEKVDTYRFLSPLERLPKGLPDWFNSNDSDEDGQIHMSEYSAAWSDSKAEEFARYDLNGDGFITAKEALGADGKSIASTASSSSRSSSSSSSGGPPSRGGFGGRGGFGGDRSRSFGGFGRR; encoded by the coding sequence ATGCGTAACCTTCTACTAATACTATCGTTAACTCTCACCCTGCCCGTCCTGGCGAACGCCCAGCCGCCAAGCGGTTGGGGGGGACGCGGGGGCGAGCGAGGTGGTGACCGTGGCGGCGACCGGGGAGATCGGGGTGGTCGGGGTGGTCGGGACCGCGGTAGTGACGACCGCGGACGAGACCGTGGCGGCGATGACCGTCGCCGTAGCTTCGATCCGACTGAAATGCTCAAGCGGATGGACCGCAACGGCAACGGCAAGCTGGAAGATGACGAAGTCTCGGACCGAGCCCGTGGATTTCTCGATCGGATGAAAGAGAGTTCCGGCTATACCGCCAAAGGACCGCTCGACATCGAGAAGTTGACCGCCGCCATGAAGAAACAACGCGAAGGTGGCGTCCCGGGAACCATTCCTGGTTTTGGCGAAGATTCCGATCTCGAGTTGGCCCAAGGCTTTGACGCTCCTCCGCCGCTTGGCGATTTGGCCCTGGAAAACAAGTTTGACGCCAAAACGATCGAAAGCGTCAACAGCATGCTAGAGCGGTACGACAAAGACAAAAACGGTTTCCTCGACGATTACGAATGGTCGGGCGCGCGTTGGCGAACGCCGCCGGAAGGATCCGACCTGAACAAAGATGGCAAGCTTGATCGACTGGAGTTGGCGAAACGAGTCTCCGGTTTCTCGAACAATCGTCGTGGAAACGACGATGACAACGAGCGGGGCGATGATCGCCGCGGATCGGACGGCGACGACAGCGTCGCTAAAAACGCCAAATCGCTGATGTATCAGCACGACAAAGACAAGAGCGGCTACCTCGAGAAAGAGGAATGGTTCAAAGATGACCTGGGCCGATATGACCGCAACAAAGATGGCAAGATCTCGACCTACGAACTGGAGAAGCGAATCGAGAGTTTCGCCAGCCGCTCATCGTTCTCGAGCCGCGGCGATGGCGAGAAGGTCGACACCTATCGTTTCCTCAGCCCGCTGGAACGTCTTCCCAAGGGTCTTCCCGACTGGTTCAACTCCAACGACTCGGACGAAGATGGCCAGATCCATATGAGCGAGTATTCCGCCGCCTGGTCAGATAGCAAGGCGGAAGAGTTCGCCCGGTATGATTTGAATGGCGACGGTTTTATTACGGCGAAAGAAGCGCTCGGCGCCGATGGCAAATCGATCGCGTCGACCGCCTCTTCTTCTAGTCGTTCCTCTTCGAGTTCGTCGTCTGGCGGGCCGCCGTCACGCGGAGGATTTGGCGGCCGGGGCGGTTTCGGCGGCGATCGTTCTCGCAGCTTCGGCGGCTTTGGTCGACGCTAA
- a CDS encoding PhnD/SsuA/transferrin family substrate-binding protein yields MRNLLLFATLGLLVGLTSSPARADQPQSAKLTMVVMDPLAAPLSCPCVEGYAQRQYEALQAFLEKKLSRPVELHFAPTLSVLKKDGVALDSVDLIIGKDSVVRYEGKQGKIDVTALARLTDKEGSTTQYGMIVVPKDDPAQTAGDLAGYHVIFGDVDAAEKHQAAIDLLTAAGVKLPEKLEVSAACSDGACKILELDGKSAAVISSYAAPLLEGCGTIKKGELRIVAKTKEVPFVTAFATGHLTAAEQGELGQALAEVVKNPELCGQLESLIGFMPIDAQDAVKKK; encoded by the coding sequence ATGCGTAACCTTCTCCTCTTCGCCACCCTCGGCCTGTTGGTTGGCCTGACTTCGTCGCCGGCCCGCGCCGATCAGCCGCAGTCAGCCAAGCTGACGATGGTGGTGATGGATCCGCTCGCCGCTCCCCTTTCCTGCCCTTGCGTTGAAGGTTACGCCCAGCGGCAGTACGAAGCCCTGCAGGCGTTCCTTGAAAAGAAGTTAAGCCGCCCGGTCGAGCTTCATTTCGCGCCGACCCTGTCGGTGTTGAAGAAGGACGGCGTTGCCCTCGATTCGGTTGACCTGATCATCGGCAAGGATTCGGTCGTGCGGTACGAAGGGAAACAGGGAAAGATCGACGTTACGGCGCTGGCTCGGCTGACCGACAAAGAGGGCTCAACCACACAGTACGGCATGATCGTGGTCCCCAAAGACGACCCCGCTCAAACGGCTGGCGACCTGGCTGGCTATCACGTGATCTTCGGCGATGTCGACGCCGCCGAGAAGCATCAGGCCGCCATCGACCTGCTGACCGCCGCCGGCGTGAAACTGCCGGAGAAATTGGAAGTCTCGGCCGCGTGCAGCGATGGCGCCTGTAAGATATTGGAACTGGACGGTAAGTCGGCCGCGGTCATCTCCAGCTACGCGGCGCCGCTATTGGAAGGTTGCGGCACGATTAAGAAGGGCGAGCTGCGCATCGTCGCTAAAACGAAGGAAGTGCCGTTCGTCACCGCCTTCGCCACCGGGCATCTCACTGCGGCCGAACAGGGAGAACTCGGCCAAGCCTTGGCCGAAGTAGTCAAGAATCCCGAACTGTGCGGCCAGCTGGAGTCGCTGATCGGCTTCATGCCGATCGACGCGCAGGATGCTGTAAAAAAAAAGTAA
- a CDS encoding outer membrane protein assembly factor BamB family protein produces MRPAGVADRLHADRRAGCCKKKVIANFAPAWNQWRGPDRDGRYPQLPKSLAAAPQQLWRIDVASGGLGGLAANDKYVLVSHRDFDDFQDVFQCRDAATGKSLWTLEYLAIDSLDYGQSSRATPTIVSDAAILLGAMGDLHCVNLADGAIRWKTNLRSQFSVTAELPWGYCGSPLVVGDKVIAQAGGAEASLVAFYLSDGKLAWKSAGSAPSYGSLIVAELGGKRQIVGHDVDSLGGWDVETGKRLWTYKPPLAGDFNVPTPLVIDDKLLIVTENNGARLFAFQDDGTIDPTPVMENQKLTPDMSSPVVVGDKVFCVDKFLYCLDLKNDLDEMYRQRDPALGDYGAIIADQDRLLVIGNGDLLLVDAKADKFTLLSRQKFSEEKMEIFSHPALVGDRLFLRDEATIYCWSLGE; encoded by the coding sequence GTGCGGCCAGCTGGAGTCGCTGATCGGCTTCATGCCGATCGACGCGCAGGATGCTGTAAAAAAAAAGTAATCGCTAACTTCGCCCCTGCGTGGAATCAGTGGCGCGGCCCTGACCGCGACGGGCGGTATCCGCAGCTTCCCAAGTCGCTGGCCGCCGCTCCCCAGCAACTGTGGCGGATCGACGTGGCGAGCGGCGGACTGGGCGGGCTGGCCGCCAACGACAAGTACGTGTTGGTCAGCCATCGCGACTTTGATGATTTTCAAGACGTCTTCCAATGTCGGGACGCCGCCACCGGCAAATCGCTCTGGACGCTCGAATATCTGGCGATTGACTCGCTCGACTATGGGCAATCTTCAAGAGCGACGCCAACCATCGTCAGCGACGCGGCGATCTTGCTGGGCGCCATGGGCGACTTGCACTGCGTGAATCTCGCCGATGGCGCCATTCGCTGGAAGACCAACCTCCGCTCGCAGTTCTCGGTGACGGCCGAGTTACCGTGGGGCTACTGCGGATCTCCCTTGGTGGTTGGAGATAAGGTCATCGCTCAGGCCGGCGGGGCCGAAGCTTCGCTGGTCGCCTTCTATCTGTCCGATGGTAAGCTCGCCTGGAAGTCAGCCGGTTCGGCCCCTAGTTACGGCTCGCTGATCGTGGCCGAACTGGGCGGCAAGCGGCAGATTGTTGGGCACGACGTCGACTCGCTGGGTGGCTGGGACGTTGAAACCGGCAAACGCCTCTGGACCTACAAGCCGCCGCTGGCGGGCGACTTCAACGTGCCGACGCCGCTGGTGATCGACGACAAGCTGTTGATCGTCACCGAAAACAACGGCGCCCGGCTTTTCGCCTTTCAAGACGACGGCACGATCGACCCAACCCCGGTGATGGAAAACCAGAAGCTGACGCCCGACATGAGTTCGCCGGTCGTCGTCGGCGACAAGGTCTTTTGCGTCGACAAGTTTCTCTATTGTCTCGACTTAAAGAACGATCTCGACGAAATGTACCGCCAGCGCGATCCCGCCTTGGGCGACTATGGCGCGATCATCGCCGATCAGGATCGTCTGCTGGTGATCGGCAATGGCGACCTGCTGCTGGTCGACGCGAAGGCGGACAAGTTTACGCTGCTTTCGCGGCAGAAGTTCAGCGAGGAGAAGATGGAGATTTTCTCTCACCCGGCGCTGGTTGGCGATCGGCTTTTTTTGCGCGATGAGGCGACGATCTACTGCTGGTCGCTGGGCGAATAG